In Halogranum gelatinilyticum, the DNA window CTGCGCAGGTGGTGGCGGGATTTGACCTTCATACTCCCCAGATACGTCGCGCTGTGGATAAATCGCCCGTTCCGTCTCGGGGGCGTCTCGGGAGCATCTCGGGGTCGTCTCGGGGTCGTCTCGGGTGCCATCGCCCTTGTCCTCCTCGCCGCAGTGGCCGTCGTACGGCCGTTTGACGGGTGATAAACGCTAAGTGACCGGCGGACTTCCTCATCTCTATGTGGCGCTCCCGGACGAACCGGGGCCGGAAGACGGTCGTCTGCATCGCCTGCGGCTCCTCGCTCCCCCGCTCCGAGGCCCGCGAGTACGACAAAGAGGGCAACCGGTGGGAACGACACGGCAAGGAGTTCGAACATCTCTGTAAGGCGTGTTACCGCGACCTCTGCCACCAGCCCCGAGCCGGTCTCGAAAGCCTGCTCGCAGACATCGAAGAACACGGTCTCTCTCAGGAGGAGTTCCTCCGTCGCTATCTCGGCGAGGTCGCAGAACGCTTCGACCAGCCCGAACAGGACGACCACGACCGGTAACAACGCTGACCTTTTCTCGGTGGCCGGACCACACCAGCTATGCAGTTCGCCCCTCCGACGCTCGTGATTCCCACGCTCCCGCCCACACAGCTCGTCCCGTTTCTCGGCGTCGGCACGTTCGTCGCCCTCGCGTTCGTCCTCATCGGCGGCTACATCGCCACC includes these proteins:
- a CDS encoding DUF7562 family protein, which codes for MWRSRTNRGRKTVVCIACGSSLPRSEAREYDKEGNRWERHGKEFEHLCKACYRDLCHQPRAGLESLLADIEEHGLSQEEFLRRYLGEVAERFDQPEQDDHDR